A single genomic interval of Ovis aries strain OAR_USU_Benz2616 breed Rambouillet chromosome 9, ARS-UI_Ramb_v3.0, whole genome shotgun sequence harbors:
- the GLI4 gene encoding zinc finger protein GLI4 isoform X3: MAALGDGQEPPHVLSLVSFESPGTPGAHHHEAQLHLHLHGHQHGFPSSSPEVPSQPTQEQEPSDLDFQEVAEVQICRDTCWSGSESESEQAPSSPRQHDPEDEVHQAEGVLRTLLRSLPRRPSGGDRFGQEPSLEQPAGQPPRAGPRSQKRGTWIGSQGASETESSPGRTAELAGGLSRGSGLGTQQGGPRGGKPHRCEACGKSFKYNSLLMKHQRIHTGEKPYACHECGKRFRGWSGFIQHHRIHTGEKPYECGQCGRAFSHSSHFTQHLRIHNGEKPYECGECGQAFSQSSNLVRHQRLHTGEKPYACSQCGKAFIWSSVLIEHQRIHTGEKPYECPNCGKAFRGRSHFFRHLRTHTGEKPFACGTCGKAFGQSSQLIQHQRVHYRE, translated from the exons ATGGCGGCCCTGGGGGACGGTCAGGAGCCCCCTCATGTCCTGTCCCTGGTCAGTTTCGAGTCACCCGGGACACCTGGAGCCCATCACCATGAAGCCCAACTTCACCTCCACCTCCACGGTCATCAACATG GCTTCCCCAGCAGCAGCCCTGAGGTGCCCTCCCAGCCCACACAGGAGCAGGAGCCGTCAGACCTGGACTTCCAGGAGGTGGCAGAGGTCCAGATCTGCAGAGACACCTGCTGGTCAG GGTCGGAGTCGGAGTCGGAGCAGGCCCCGTCGTCTCCCCGCCAGCACGATCCTGAAGACGAGGTGCACCAGGCCGAGGGCGTGCTAAGGACCCTGCTGAGGAGCCTTCCCCGCAGACCCAGTGGTGGGGACCGCTTTGGGCAGGAGCCCAGCCTGGAGCAGCCAGCAGGCCAGCCACCGAGGGCCGGGCCCCGTTCCCAGAAGAGAGGCACCTGGATCGGGTCGCAGGGGGCCTCCGAGACGGAGAGTAGCCCGGGGCGCACGGCCGAGCTGGCGGGCGGCTTGAGCCGGGGCTCTGGCCTCGGGACCCAGCAGGGTGGCCCGCGGGGCGGGAAGCCGCACAGGTGCGAGGCCTGCGGCAAGAGCTTCAAGTACAACTCGCTCCTGATGAAGCACCAGCGCATccacacgggcgagaagccctACGCCTGCCACGAGTGCGGCAAGCGCTTCCGCGGCTGGTCGGGCTTCATCCAACACCACCGCATCCACACGGGCGAAAAGCCCTACGAGTGCGGCCAGTGTGGCCGCGCCTTCAGCCACAGCTCGCACTTCACGCAGCACCTGCGCATCCACAATGGGGAGAAGCCATACGAGTGCGGCGAATGCGGCCAGGCCTTCAGCCAGAGCTCCAACCTGGTGCGGCACCAGCGGCTGCACACGGGCGAGAAGCCGTACGCCTGCAGCCAGTGCGGCAAGGCCTTCATCTGGAGCTCGGTGCTCATCGAGCACCAGCGCATCCACACGGGTGAGAAGCCCTACGAGTGCCCCAACTGTGGCAAGGCCTTCCGCGGCCGTTCGCACTTCTTCCGGCACCTGCGGACCCACACCGGTGAGAAGCCCTTCGCCTGTGGCACCTGCGGCAAGGCCTTTGGCCAGAGTTCCCAGCTCATCCAGCACCAGAGGGTCCACTACCGGGAGTAG
- the GLI4 gene encoding zinc finger protein GLI4 isoform X1: MGCQKWTDGWRSCWQIPSSELCPRSAPAAHRQQVPSVHSFSGPWGKMAALGDGQEPPHVLSLVSFESPGTPGAHHHEAQLHLHLHGHQHGFPSSSPEVPSQPTQEQEPSDLDFQEVAEVQICRDTCWSGSESESEQAPSSPRQHDPEDEVHQAEGVLRTLLRSLPRRPSGGDRFGQEPSLEQPAGQPPRAGPRSQKRGTWIGSQGASETESSPGRTAELAGGLSRGSGLGTQQGGPRGGKPHRCEACGKSFKYNSLLMKHQRIHTGEKPYACHECGKRFRGWSGFIQHHRIHTGEKPYECGQCGRAFSHSSHFTQHLRIHNGEKPYECGECGQAFSQSSNLVRHQRLHTGEKPYACSQCGKAFIWSSVLIEHQRIHTGEKPYECPNCGKAFRGRSHFFRHLRTHTGEKPFACGTCGKAFGQSSQLIQHQRVHYRE; encoded by the exons GTCCCCAGTGTGCACTCCTTCAGCGGGCCTTGGGGGAAGATGGCGGCCCTGGGGGACGGTCAGGAGCCCCCTCATGTCCTGTCCCTGGTCAGTTTCGAGTCACCCGGGACACCTGGAGCCCATCACCATGAAGCCCAACTTCACCTCCACCTCCACGGTCATCAACATG GCTTCCCCAGCAGCAGCCCTGAGGTGCCCTCCCAGCCCACACAGGAGCAGGAGCCGTCAGACCTGGACTTCCAGGAGGTGGCAGAGGTCCAGATCTGCAGAGACACCTGCTGGTCAG GGTCGGAGTCGGAGTCGGAGCAGGCCCCGTCGTCTCCCCGCCAGCACGATCCTGAAGACGAGGTGCACCAGGCCGAGGGCGTGCTAAGGACCCTGCTGAGGAGCCTTCCCCGCAGACCCAGTGGTGGGGACCGCTTTGGGCAGGAGCCCAGCCTGGAGCAGCCAGCAGGCCAGCCACCGAGGGCCGGGCCCCGTTCCCAGAAGAGAGGCACCTGGATCGGGTCGCAGGGGGCCTCCGAGACGGAGAGTAGCCCGGGGCGCACGGCCGAGCTGGCGGGCGGCTTGAGCCGGGGCTCTGGCCTCGGGACCCAGCAGGGTGGCCCGCGGGGCGGGAAGCCGCACAGGTGCGAGGCCTGCGGCAAGAGCTTCAAGTACAACTCGCTCCTGATGAAGCACCAGCGCATccacacgggcgagaagccctACGCCTGCCACGAGTGCGGCAAGCGCTTCCGCGGCTGGTCGGGCTTCATCCAACACCACCGCATCCACACGGGCGAAAAGCCCTACGAGTGCGGCCAGTGTGGCCGCGCCTTCAGCCACAGCTCGCACTTCACGCAGCACCTGCGCATCCACAATGGGGAGAAGCCATACGAGTGCGGCGAATGCGGCCAGGCCTTCAGCCAGAGCTCCAACCTGGTGCGGCACCAGCGGCTGCACACGGGCGAGAAGCCGTACGCCTGCAGCCAGTGCGGCAAGGCCTTCATCTGGAGCTCGGTGCTCATCGAGCACCAGCGCATCCACACGGGTGAGAAGCCCTACGAGTGCCCCAACTGTGGCAAGGCCTTCCGCGGCCGTTCGCACTTCTTCCGGCACCTGCGGACCCACACCGGTGAGAAGCCCTTCGCCTGTGGCACCTGCGGCAAGGCCTTTGGCCAGAGTTCCCAGCTCATCCAGCACCAGAGGGTCCACTACCGGGAGTAG